The Brassica oleracea var. oleracea cultivar TO1000 chromosome C6, BOL, whole genome shotgun sequence genomic interval AAAACACCATTCAAGCTAGAGCATCAGCTGAAAAGCTAGATACTTTGACGAGGATATATGTATCTCACTCCCTATTTGCTTCGGGGTACTTGGTTGTGAACGACCAATTCTCCCCTGTGGCACTTTAGCCCAGTCATCCCCAGTATCATCGCTTATCTCCTCCTTGTTTCTCTCTGGCTGAACTTCTCCTCTTAAAGGTGATGCTTCCCCAGAATCCCCAACACTAACTCCAGCACTGACTCCAGCACTTTCCTCCTTATGTTCTTCCCCATCCTTTCTGACATTATCATCCTTTAGATCAGGAGCAGTTTCCTTTTCTTTTCCCTTTTTACCCATAGCACACACCTTCTCTGAGTGTCCCCATTTGTCACAATGTTTACACTTAGAGAGAAGCCATGGATAATCAAACTCCACTGTAAACTCCTCACCTCTACTTGTAAAACTCATCTCCTTTGGCAAAACTTTTGTAACATCCACTTTTACAAAAATCTTCGCCACTTCAAAGCTAGTACAGGCAAGTGTCTCCGGATGAAGCTTAACTGGGAAACCCACTGGACTCGCCAGGAGACTCAGGCCCTCCCAAGAGAACAAATGCAATGGAACCTTTGTAAGATTGATCCACGTGGGTATCGTATCCTCCTCTTGCTTCTCTTCTTCAGAACGTGGTGTCCATTTACTGACAATCATCGGAATCCCCACAATGTTCCACATCCCACGCCTGATAATCTTCTCCCTTGCTTTAGGATTCGAAACCTTGAACCTCATCATCGTTTCATTAACTTCATAGACCTTTGCTGCTAGATCCCCATATTTCCAGATCTTATTGAGAACCATNNNNNNNNNNNNNNNNNNNNNNNNNNNNNNNNNNNNNNNNNNNNNNNNNNNNNNNNNNNNNNNNNNNNNNNNNNNNNNNNNNNNNNNNNNNNNNNNNNNNTCAGATTCTCAAAAAAGTTAAAGAACCTGAAACCTCTTATTCGTACGTTGGGAAGAGAGAAGCTAGGTAATCTTACAAAGCAAGCTCAGGAAGCCTATGAAGTTCTTTGTGAAAAGCAGAAGAATACTTTAGTTTTGGCTACGAGNNNNNNNNNNNNNNNNNNNNNNNNNNNNNGCTGGGTTAGAAGAAGATCATCTTAAACAAAAAGCCAAGTTGCATTGGTTGGAAGTGGGGGATCTCAACAACAAAACTTTTCATAACTCTATCCGAGCTAGAATAGCACAAAATGTTATGAGAGAAATTCGCTGTTCTGATGGTAGGAGGGTTGTAACTCACGAGGAAATAAAAGGGGAGGCTGAAAGACATTTCTCTGAGTTTCTAAACCAGTGTCCTGATGATTATAAGGGTGTGTCTGTAGATGAACTAAAAGAGCTGTTGTAGTATAGATGTTTGTATAGATGTTCTGAGGATGATGGTAGATACTTGGATGCAGATGTAACTGGAGAGGAAATTTGCAAGGTTCTTTTCTCTATGCCTTCTCATAAATCACCAGGACCTGATGGATTCCCAAGTGAATTCTTCCGTACTGCTTGGCCAGTGGTTGGTCATGATTTCATTGTATTTGTTCAGTCAGTGTTCAAGTTCAGCTTTCTCCCGAAAGGTGTGAACTCTACAATTCTTGCTCTGGTTCCGAAGAAAGAAGACTCGTTGGAGATGAAGGATTTTAGGCTAATATCTTGTTGTAACGTCATGTACAAGGTGGTTTCAAAGATATTGGCTATTAGATTGAAGAGGATTCTTCCCAAGATAATATCTGAGAACCAGTCTGCTTTCATTGAGGGGCGTTTATTGATGGAGAATGTTCTTTTGGCTTCTGAGTTAGTAAAGGACTATCATAAGGGTTCAGGTTCGCCGAGGGGAGTTATGAAGATTGATATTTCCAAGGCCTTTGACTCAGTACAATGAGACTTTGTTTTAAAGAGCTTAGAAGCTTTGGGAATCCCGGAGAAGTTCATTGGTCTGATCAAGCTCTGTATATCCACGGGTTCTTTTTCAGTACAAGTTAATGGGGATTTGGCTGGATACTTTCAAAGCTCAATAGGGTTGCGCCAAGGGTGTTCTCTTTCTCCATACCTATTTGTTTTATGCATGAATGTGCTCTCCAGAAAGATTGACAGTGCTGCAGCGGCAAGAGCTTTCAAGTATCATCCTCGCTGTAAGTCCCTAGCTCTTACTCACTTGTGTTTTGCGGATGATCTGATGATATTCGTGGAAGGATAAAAGGAGCCAGTCCAGGGAGCCTTATCTGTCTTTGATCAGTTTTCTGAGTGGTCGGGTTTGAAGATTAGCATTGAGAAGTCTACGTTGTATCTTTCTGGGGTCTCTGAAGGGGAAGAGAGTAGAATATTATCAAATTTTCCTTTTGCGAAGGGTGAGCTCCCAGTCCGTTATCTGGGACTGCCTTTGACGACCAAAGCTATGCGACAGCAAGATTACTTTCCTTTGGTGGAGAAGATTAGATGTCGGATTAGCACATGGACGAGTAGGTTTCTCTCTTATGACGGGCGCTTGCAGTTGATCAAAGCTGTGATAATGAGTTTGGTAAATTTTTGGGCTTCAGTCTATCTACTTCCTAGTAAATGTATTCGGGATATTGAGCGAATCTGTGGAGCATTTTTGTGGTCGGGTCCAGAACTGAAGTCTACCGGTGCTAAAGTGGCTTGGTCAACGGTTTGTTGGGAAAAAGAGGAGGGAGGTCTGGGCATAAGAGATCTTAAGGTGGTGAATAGAGTAAATGTTTTAAAAATCATTTGGAGGCTACTCACGGGATCATCTCTCTGGGGGAAATGGATAAGGAGTAACCTATTAAAGCAAAAGAATTTCTGGGAGATCAAGGAGGATACGCGGATGGGGTCTTGGATGTGGAGAAAGATGATCAAAATGAGAGAAGTTGCAAGGAGTTTTCATAAAAAAACTTGGGGAATGGAAGAAATACTTCTTTCTGGTTTGATCATTGGTCTGAGAAGGAAGTTCTAATTACACTGTTGGGGGAAAGAGGTATAGTAGATATGGGCATTAAACGTGAAGCCACAGTAGCAGAAGCTATTATGAGAGATAAAAGGAGGAGAAGTTATCGTTCTTTGGCTCTTAGGGAAATTGAGGCAGAAATGGAGACTGTTCGGAGGAAGCTACGAGTGGAGAATGAGGATGTAAATATGTGGAGGGATGGGTCGGGGTATAGACAAAAATTCTCAACACATGCTACTTGGATGTTGCTTCGTTCGCAAAAGGAGAGGTGTAGTTGGGCTGGGAGTATTTGGTTCTCAAAGGCGACTCCTAAGTATGTGTTTGTTTCATGGCTGGCTGCTCGGAACAGACTCTCAACAATGGACAGAATCGTTCAGTGGGATCCTGGTGTGGACACAACTTGTGTGCTTTGTAAAACGGATTTGGAATCTAGGAACCATTTATTTTTTGAATGTTCCTTCTCTAGTCAGCTGTAGGAGCAGTTAACTAAGGGGATTCTGGCTGGTGATTATACAAATGTTTGGTCGAGCATTTTTGAGATCATATCGGATGAGGGAATGGAAAGGAAGAAGAGGTTTTGTCTGTGCTATGCTTTGCAAATTGCTGTGCATACTTTGTGGAGGGAGAGAAATATGATCAAACATGAAGAGAAGCCTACTCCTATTGCAGCTATTATAAAAATGGTGGACAAAAGTATAAGAAACAAGCTGAGTATTATGAGGTCCAAAAGAGTAAAAAGGTGGGAAAGTGGTTTGCAGTTTTGGTTTAGTACTAGAATTTAAAATTTTTCTAAGGTTGGAGGTTTTAGAAAGTTTATCTCAAATTTAAAGGTATACACTTGATGTAAGAAGGGTTTTTTTGACGAATAAATTTAGCATTCATTAAAAAAAAAAAAAAAAAAAACTATTTCGGCAAATACTAATTCAAAAAAAAAAAGCCAAATAATAATTTATATAACTCTTAAAGTTAAACTAAAAAATCTAATTCATTATTTTTCTCCTTTCATACGATTTTACGTAAATAATAAACAAATACGATTAAACTGCTATTTCATGAGTCGCACAAAAAACTGCCTTTTCATGAAATATTTATATACAAATGAGAGAAAACAAGTTTCAGCATTTACGAAAAAAAATAAGTTTTCAGTCATGGCCTCCAGGGCAAAGCAAAGTATAATCTTATTATATATATAATCGTATAAATACGTAAATAATTTATTGGTAAATTGAAATCTCTTGGAGATTATTGGCTACTGAGCTGCGGCATTCTGATATCATAGTCGGAGACTTCGTGGTCTGCTTGTGCCTCCCTCGTTATAACCGGTATTTCACTTTCCTTTATATTGGGATCCACCAATCCATGCTGGCATATTTTTCACACAAAAAAATACACCAAATTTTTTTTATTGGATAATGAAATAAATCTTGATCGAATCAAAGTAAGAAAAAAACATTAAGAACCTGATGCTGGATAGGGGGAAACAAGGCCGAAGGATTGAGGCCCGTAGTAGAAGTATAAGCTTGGGCCCATTCTTGGAACATGTCACCATTATGATTTGTCACGTTACATTCACTCATGTTGTTGTTTTGGTTCGAGCTTGAGCTACTTCCTTGCAACAACGTTTCATAAATAGCTGAATTGGCTGATGCGTCGAATAATTGGGTTTGAATAGGCCCATTTTCAGCCAACCAGCCTCCAGCGACGTCATTTACAAAAGGTCCACCCATGTTTTGGTGTTGCATAGCCGATGTTTCGTATGAAGATAACTGGTCACTCAATATATGTTCCTGCCACAGAGAGAAATGATTGAATATCGTTATCATGAGAAAAATTAAGAGGAGTTTAAGCTATTAACCCGTCGTTGAGTCACATGTGTTAAGGTCTCAATGAGCTTCTTCTCACAGGCTTCGTACTCTTCCATTGTTGTAAACCTGCTTGGATCTGGTTCGTACTTCCTAATATATTTGCATGCAACACAAGTAGTCACTGTAACTTTTAGATAAATCTTCATGTATTATATCAAACCTTTTTTTACTAATAAAAGCAAAAATAAGGACCTTAGTTCTTTCTCTGCCATATGCAGTTGTTGTTGTAGTCTATAAACTTCTTGCTCAAGCTCCTTAAAACATAGGATTGGAAAATACAAAAGTTAGATCGATGATTTATTGGAAATGAAAATTATAGTAAATATAGTTTCACTACGTTTAAGAAAATAGATTAAAAGAATCACCTGGACGTCCGAGTTGATAGCTGAAGGGCTGTTCAAAATATCCGATAGGAAAAAGGAAGAAAAATAAACAAATCAACTTCCACATTCTTGGAAATAATGTATCAGATCAAATATATGTATTATACTATTATATTATAGCAAAAGGAAAGAGGAAGAAGTTGAAACTTGGTGAGTTGAAGAGCAATGTCATTCTCGGTCTTGAGTTGCTGCAAAGTCCGCAGTAGATACTGCCACATGACATGGATTTTATAAGATTAGTAAAGCAAAAGTATATCATTGCATTCATTATAAAAGATAATGTTTCCTACATTGGACTGGAGCTACATACATTTTAAGTTTCATCCCCATAATTATAAAATGAAATAGTTGACTCAAGAAACTATATTTTCTTCACTCTCTTATTTGAAAAAGTACATTTTCACACATATTATGATTAGTTCAGTTACCTCTTTGCTTTGGAAATCTCTGCAAATAAAAACGTGGAAAACATGAAAGTTCCATTTAGATTATAATTATCAACATTTTTTTTTAAACACTATCAACATTTTATTAAATGAAAAAATAAGAGGAACAACAGGAGTAAGTTACTACGCACGGGCGACGGCTCTGATCGGTAAATGTTAGAGCACTGAAATAAAATCAAAGGAAAAATAATAAACAACAAATTAAATAGGACACTGATTAAACACACCAAAATATATAGGAAACAATCAAAGGAGATTGATCAGCTTACTTCTCTCGTTCTTGGTCAGGAAGATTGATAAATCTTGTGAAAACATCTTCAACCCTAACCAACGTTTAACGAATTTATACGGATCAAATGAATGTTTTCATATAATTTGTTGATAGAAGTGACCAAACTAAATTTACACAATTACCTTGTTTTGCCGGAAAAGAGGCTAAGACGATCAGAAGGAGAAAACATGAGGAGAGCAATATCAATGTCGCAAAGAATAGACAATTCATAAGCTTTCTTTATCAAACCATTTCGTCGTTTAGAGAACGTAACTTGGCGATTCGTGTTGTTCTCTATTCGCTTTATCTCTAGTTTCACCCGACCCATGTCTCTCTATTCCGATCAATGCACAACAACAAAATTCAAACGGTTCTTTTATGTGTGTGGGGGAATGCGAAAATATGATCATTGGAAGAAAACTCGTGTATATGTATTGAAAAGGTATGGACGAGAGAAAAGAGAGAAGCATGAAAGAAGGAGAGGTTAGGTATAAGAAAGAGATTTATTTAGAAATGTATGGGAGATATTGAAGGGCTTTGTTCTTTGAACGATTTAAGAACACTTTTATATTTTACCATGGAAAAGTATAAATCGAAATATATATTTAATAACCAAAGGTGCATTGGTTTACTAGTTTAGTCCAATGAATTAGTTCTATTGTGACCCTAATTTGAGTTTCAATGGGAATGATGCTTTTGTCATAAGGTATTAGTAACGGCTGGTTTCAGACTTAGACAAGATTAAGGGCCTGACTGGTTTAAACGCAACGTATGTATTATGTATATATTTAAATTAGAGTAAACACATAAATCAAAACAATATCACTTATTTATTTACAATAATTTTTTGGTAAATAAATTAAAACCATCATTTTATTTATTTTATATAGTATATAATTAAATTTCAATGATATTGACGTATATATAGGATATCTTTAATATAAATATTTATTATTGAGATTTGCTACTCATATGAATTTATTAACATTTGTATATTTTCTGTAACAAGAAAAATTAAACCATTAATCACAAAATTTTCAACGTGAGATTTTTCAACACAAATTTCAAAAAGTTAAAACATTAAAGTCTCGATACCTTTCAATGCATATTTTGAAACTAACATAATTATGTATTTTTATGGTATATAGTTTAATTTAAACGATATCAATATATATAATATGAATATCTATTAGATGAGACTTCATATTCATACAATGAATCAGATCAAAAGGTTCATCAAATGTTATTATGAGATTGAAAAGGTAAGTGTTTTTGTTTAGCCAAAGGACAGATTTTACAAATGGTCTAAGATTTTACAAATGGTCTGATTGTCCTTTTTATTCTTATGAGCAGGGAGTCAATCCGAAAGGATAGCAGTTTTAGAAGAAGGATGGAGCAGAAAGATAGAAAGATCAGTTGCTGGAAATCAAATATGTAGATAGTCGAATTATTTCATTCCTCTCACAAACTATCAATTTCATAAGAGAAGAAAAATCGTTTTTAGAAAGAAAAAAAAGAACGTTTTGATTCGAGGCGGATCGTTTGTATCTTATTATAACAGAAAAAGGTTAAACCATTGATCCCAAAACTTTTGTGGGACTTTTAACATTTTTTGTAATTTATAGTTGTTTAAAAAATTCAAAATATAACATATAAGAAAAAAATCTAATTTTTTATTATATAGTTAATATGATTTTTAAATTTCTTTTAATAGTATAAAAATAAACAAAAAATAAGAAGCATACAAAAATTGTTATCAAATCTTTATTATTAATAATCATTAATTATCATATATATGTTAATCATATTAGGTAATTTTGTACCTTTTATTTAAGGAAATAATATAGAATATTTTTGTATACACTACTAACTAATTTGATAATTAATTCAATAAAAGTATAATATATGTTTAGATGGACCAACCTATTTTCTTAAGGATTTTAAAAATCATTTTAGTGATGACATGTGGGTACAAAAAGAAGTTGTGATGTTTCTAAATTAATACATAGGGGATTAATAATCATTAATTGTCATATAAATGTTAATCATATTAGGTAATTACGTAGATTTTATTTAAGGAAATCATAGAGAAAATTATTTTGTACACTACTAACCAATATGATAGTTAATTCAATAAAAGTATAATATATGTTTAGATGGACCAACCTATTTTCTTAAGGATTTTAAAAATCATTTTAGTGATGACATGTGGGTACAAAAAGAAGTTGTGATGTTTCTAAATTAATACATAGGGGATTAATAATCATTAATTGTCATATAAATGTTAATCATATTAGGTAATTACGTAGATTTTATTTAAGGAAATCATAGAGAAAATTATTTTGTACACTACTAACCAATATGATAGTTAATTCAATAAAAGTATAATATATGTTTAGATGGACCAACATATATTTATAAGGATTATAATAATCATCTTAGTGATGACACGTGACTACAAAAATAAGTTGTAAGGTTTCTCAATTAATATATAGAGGATGAAATCATCTAATTGGCTGAGTAATATGTGGTGAAAATTATTTTAAAAAATGCAAATAAGGGAATGACATAACAATGTAGATAACTCGAAAAATAAGGGAAGAATCCTATTAAGGATTCTGTTATAATAGTATAGATAGATTAATGCTGAGATATATTTCAAGAGAATCACGGTTGATTAGTCATTTCCATATAATCGATTTGTATTTACTCATAAACCATTGGTAATTCTCTTTTGGAAGGTTAAATTAGTTAACGTTTGTTTTAGAGAAGATAGTTAAGAAAGTTAGTTTAGGAGTGAATCACTGTTTATTATAACAAAATATATCTAATAATTAAGTTTTATGTGACGTATCAATATGGAAAACTTTTGAAAAATCAGTTGTAATAAGTGTTCAATGACCAAGTTTATTCTGAATGATTAGAATTATATTACTAATTTCAAACTTGTTATTGAGATCGTATCTAACTAATATTTAAAAATACCATCTTGTGATCTAGATGTAAACCGAACTAACTGGTTTAGAAACAAACAAATATAGTTCTATTTAATTAGATCTTTTTAGTGTAATATTATATTTCTGGTTTGATTAACTGACATTTCAACAAATGGTCGAGACTATTACCACCAAAATTTGAAGATTGTAACCACAGT includes:
- the LOC106299325 gene encoding MADS-box protein SOC1 isoform X1 codes for the protein MGRVKLEIKRIENNTNRQVTFSKRRNGLIKKAYELSILCDIDIALLMFSPSDRLSLFSGKTRVEDVFTRFINLPDQERENALTFTDQSRRPDFQSKEYLLRTLQQLKTENDIALQLTNPSAINSDVQELEQEVYRLQQQLHMAEKELRKYEPDPSRFTTMEEYEACEKKLIETLTHVTQRREHILSDQLSSYETSAMQHQNMGGPFVNDVAGGWLAENGPIQTQLFDASANSAIYETLLQGSSSSSNQNNNMSECNVTNHNGDMFQEWAQAYTSTTGLNPSALFPPIQHQHGLVDPNIKESEIPVITREAQADHEVSDYDIRMPQLSSQ
- the LOC106299325 gene encoding MADS-box protein SOC1 isoform X2, with the translated sequence MGRVKLEIKRIENNTNRQVTFSKRRNGLIKKAYELSILCDIDIALLMFSPSDRLSLFSGKTRVEDVFTRFINLPDQERENALTFTDQSRRPCVYLLRTLQQLKTENDIALQLTNPSAINSDVQELEQEVYRLQQQLHMAEKELRKYEPDPSRFTTMEEYEACEKKLIETLTHVTQRREHILSDQLSSYETSAMQHQNMGGPFVNDVAGGWLAENGPIQTQLFDASANSAIYETLLQGSSSSSNQNNNMSECNVTNHNGDMFQEWAQAYTSTTGLNPSALFPPIQHQHGLVDPNIKESEIPVITREAQADHEVSDYDIRMPQLSSQ